The following DNA comes from Musa acuminata AAA Group cultivar baxijiao chromosome BXJ1-4, Cavendish_Baxijiao_AAA, whole genome shotgun sequence.
GACTTATAAACCTATAAGAGAAAACAGAGTATCTTCGGTTAACAGAAAAAAAGAATATTCACCTTATGTACAGCTGAGTGCATATGGTGCTTTGGAAAGGGCAATCTGAAGTAGTGGGCATTTGATGCAGCTAAAAACTTTGCTCTTACCTTCACAAAGGTTTGGGATTGCAGATCAGTCTCTCCTGCACCTTGTAGTAAGCTAGGCGAGTCATCTAAATACCCATAAAAAGAATTCTGGAAACACGAACTAGTGTATGGCATTGTTGACACATCATTCACAGTTCCTGAATTTGATAATGCACTATTTAGCAGAGAGGAGGAATCTTTGCTAAAACCAAAAAGGGTGCAAGTCTGGGTATCTGTGAAATTATCATTTCCTACAGTACTGTTCTTAGCAGGAAATGATGAAAGGAGAGCTGCACCATCAAAAGAGATCATTTGCGACTTCGTAAAATTTAGTTCCCATGATTTCTGACCAGGATGGCTTATCATGGATTGATTGAGTCGTGAATAGTTGGAACCACTGACATTTCCTTCACGGTAAGCAGATCCTAAGATATCCTGGTCAGAAATTGGTGTGGGAACTGAGGAGAAATTTAAACTAGAATCAGGAATGGTTGAGTTTTCAAATAATGGAGAGGGCAAAGCAGATTGCCGCTGCACATGATTGTTATGCATTGTAAATGCCTGTGTATAAACATTTGCTTCTTGAGGCAGCTGCTTTTGTTGTTCAGTATGCGGTGGCTGCAACTGCTGGTATGGGACCGGATGTCTATGGTTTTCTGTTAAGCATTGTGGTTGGGGATTAACAATCTGCTGTTGATTGTCTTGAGGCTTGAATAGTGAACTGGATGTGCAGGATTGTTGGAGAAATTGAATTGGTTGTTGATTTTGTAGAAATTGCTGCTTCAGAATATCCCCACATCGTATGTCCTGAAAAGCTAGAGGACACATGGCTTGGTACTGATCAAACTCACTTCCCAACAGCAATGTTTCATGCCTCTGCTGGATCCAAGGACCCGTACCAAGTGATGGGAGGTTCAATGAGTACATGCCTTGATCAACAGGAACCCCCCTCGGCCACATAAAAGTATTAAACTCTTCTCTATTGTCTGAAAATGAAAGTGTAGATAAATTAGAATGTCAGAAGCAATATAAAATATTTGTATTTTCTGACATCTTCAAGAAGAATTCAACCATAGTTATCACCACACAGAGTATGTAGAATGATGTATCCTCAAAATATTACATATTTGCCTCTAGAAACAGTACCCGTAGCTATTAACAGTAGCTACAGGATACTGCATCATAGTATGGCTCCATAATTTTTCAAGATACAAAGCAATTGTTTTTATGAGTCACACAATCATACAccaagaaataaaataataacataaaaCCATCTCCATTTTGTTGTTCCTCTTTAACAAAGCATGACAAGGCCAACCAAAGCAATAAAGGATCAAATAAGAAAGAATGCATTAGAACATACCATGAGGAAAGGAAGCTCCAGGATGCCAAGAACGTCTAAGGCCAATAGGGAACAATGAAGGGTACATGGGAAAGGTAGTTAAAGGTTCAATTTCCCACAGTGATACTCTGCGCTGTCTTTCACCTGCTGTGGATTCATCCCAACCAACCTGCAAATGCAATTACTAAAATCCCATATTAGTTCAaacaaatacttttttttttggaagGGTGGAGCAACTTGAATACTAAGACCTTAATTCTCGGCAAGGAAAAGTAATAAAGACTTAGTGAACCTCTGAATACCATTCAGATATAAAATTTAAAGCAGCAAAGTCCAGAGCAACCAAAAAAATGATAGCAGTGGCTACAACTTCCAACCTACTAGGTATCATGCTAAAATCCAAGAATGGCAGGATGATAAGCTATTAGGTGCCTATCTTCTAAGTTCTAAAACATACTCTATTCTACCATCATGAGACTCCTTTAGGACAGCCTTTCGGATAAAAAAGAAGTGGCACGGTGAGTAAAATAAGAGTGTTACCGATCAACTTAAGCTTCTAAATGTTCTAACAGAACCACAGCCATACAtcggttacttgacttcactacCTCACAGCAATCTTGCAGTGCTATTGCAAAGTAGGACTAAGATATCAATATCTTCATTTAGAAGTTGAAAGGAATAAAACAAAAGCTTGACTAATAACCCTTGCACAACAACATGAACTTGGTACATAGGTCTGCATCTATATATAAACAGAAACAAGTACAGAGTTGAGCTATCATCATAGCGGATGGATTAAGGCTCAGTTTTAACACCTTAGAATCAATCATGGAGGATCATGAGAGCTCCAAATTGAAGGTTGACTCCATTGAACATGAATTAAGATATTTAGACTaaactttgaaaaatatttagaaatGCACATCATCATGGACCAAGAAATAAGCAGTTTTAATcacctacaatatattatgataggaTCAATATTCAATAGTATTTTGAATTGTGTGCATTTATCTAACAATAAATAGATCATGATCAATCATTTGGATGATTAATAAAATAGGCTTATATCACATGTTTTTGCATAAATGCAATTTACGCCATGCATTTTTTTGTTAGTTTGGTGAAtatctaaatttatcaaaatcacatgAATTTTGATAAATGTATTAATCTATCATATCCAATGGTATGATTTCTGATTTGGAGCCTTCATGATTGATTTGGAGGTCATAGGATTGAGGCAAATTACAGCTCAAGTCATAGACATTTACACacatattaaaataataacaACACAAATACTTACCTGGACAGTTCTCCAATGAGAATTCGGCCAACGAACAGGATCCAAGTCACTTATGCCAGTGATTGTTCCCATATACCTTCAGACAACATAAATCATAAATAGGAATATTAAATATGTTTCAGACATGAACTGGCTACCACATAAAACACAAACCAATCATTTTAATGCAATCCCATAAGATCACATTTCTTAGCCTACCACAATTTAAAATTCATATACTCTTATTATAAACACAAATGAGAGGAACTATAAAAAAAACAATGTTTAACCACAAATGGGAAGAACTATAAAAAGCAATGTCATCTTAATACAATCCTGTAAGATCACATTTCTTATGGTACAAAAATCTGAAATTCATATATTCATAACCACAAATAAGAGGAACTATAAAAATAAGTATTTGGCAAATACTGTTGGTTTATTATATTACCTACGAACGCTTGATTCCTCAGTCTCAAAAAGCATACGGAATCTCATCCCAACTGATACACGTGCGTGGAATACTGCTTTAATATACTTAGAAAGAGGTATAACAAACTCTGATGGACTGGCCCTGTGAAAATTGCATCCATAAAAACTATAACACAAGCTCCTACAATATAAAGAGAGTGACCAACACAATGTACTATGATGGTAATAGATACCTTGGATTATAAAATATAGTAAAACGACTATTTGTAGCAGCAGCATGAGCAGCTGCAGCAAGGAGTCCAATGTGCATGCTGTCACTTGATAAAACTGATGATGGTGTCGAAGTTTGTGGCCGATTAGCATGCCTTATTCCCAACAAAAGCTGGTTCTTTTCATTcctaacaagaaaaagaaaaaaatcaaagtcATAACACATATAAATTGAAAAGAAAGGGAGACAGGCTTTCCATCTTGTGCCACATTTAGCATGGAAGAAATGGATAAGGAAATTCAGTTAACCAAATAAAAAGAACAGAA
Coding sequences within:
- the LOC135669123 gene encoding auxin response factor 12-like isoform X1, which codes for MKLSTVGISQQAPEEEEKRCLDSELWHACAGPLVCLPTAGTRVVYFPQGHSEQVAASTNKEVEGHIPNYPSLLPQLLCQLHNVTLHADVETDEVYAQMTLQPLSPEEQKDAYFPMEMGIASKQPTNYFCKTLTASDTSTHGGFSVPRRAAEKVFPPLDFSQQPPAQELIARDLHDVEWKFRHIFRGQPKRHLLTTGWSVFVSAKRLVAGDSVLFIWNEKNQLLLGIRHANRPQTSTPSSVLSSDSMHIGLLAAAAHAAATNSRFTIFYNPRASPSEFVIPLSKYIKAVFHARVSVGMRFRMLFETEESSVRRYMGTITGISDLDPVRWPNSHWRTVQVGWDESTAGERQRRVSLWEIEPLTTFPMYPSLFPIGLRRSWHPGASFPHDNREEFNTFMWPRGVPVDQGMYSLNLPSLGTGPWIQQRHETLLLGSEFDQYQAMCPLAFQDIRCGDILKQQFLQNQQPIQFLQQSCTSSSLFKPQDNQQQIVNPQPQCLTENHRHPVPYQQLQPPHTEQQKQLPQEANVYTQAFTMHNNHVQRQSALPSPLFENSTIPDSSLNFSSVPTPISDQDILGSAYREGNVSGSNYSRLNQSMISHPGQKSWELNFTKSQMISFDGAALLSSFPAKNSTVGNDNFTDTQTCTLFGFSKDSSSLLNSALSNSGTVNDVSTMPYTSSCFQNSFYGYLDDSPSLLQGAGETDLQSQTFVKVYKSGSVGRSLDISRFSNYEELREELGQMFGIEGLLEDPLRSGWQLVFVDRENDVLLLGDDPWESFVNNVWYIKILSPEDVLKMGKQGVDSFC
- the LOC135669123 gene encoding auxin response factor 12-like isoform X2; this translates as MEVFLYLVVQLKKSFRPWCDGHEQDFSQQPPAQELIARDLHDVEWKFRHIFRGQPKRHLLTTGWSVFVSAKRLVAGDSVLFIWNEKNQLLLGIRHANRPQTSTPSSVLSSDSMHIGLLAAAAHAAATNSRFTIFYNPRASPSEFVIPLSKYIKAVFHARVSVGMRFRMLFETEESSVRRYMGTITGISDLDPVRWPNSHWRTVQVGWDESTAGERQRRVSLWEIEPLTTFPMYPSLFPIGLRRSWHPGASFPHDNREEFNTFMWPRGVPVDQGMYSLNLPSLGTGPWIQQRHETLLLGSEFDQYQAMCPLAFQDIRCGDILKQQFLQNQQPIQFLQQSCTSSSLFKPQDNQQQIVNPQPQCLTENHRHPVPYQQLQPPHTEQQKQLPQEANVYTQAFTMHNNHVQRQSALPSPLFENSTIPDSSLNFSSVPTPISDQDILGSAYREGNVSGSNYSRLNQSMISHPGQKSWELNFTKSQMISFDGAALLSSFPAKNSTVGNDNFTDTQTCTLFGFSKDSSSLLNSALSNSGTVNDVSTMPYTSSCFQNSFYGYLDDSPSLLQGAGETDLQSQTFVKVYKSGSVGRSLDISRFSNYEELREELGQMFGIEGLLEDPLRSGWQLVFVDRENDVLLLGDDPWESFVNNVWYIKILSPEDVLKMGKQGVDSFC